A stretch of Crossiella cryophila DNA encodes these proteins:
- a CDS encoding alpha/beta hydrolase, producing the protein MVLTGADGVEIRANTVLPAMREPLTLRTADGLALVGELALPVDRPPRATLVCLHPLPTHGGMMDSHLLRKAAWRLPALAGFAVLRFNTRGTASEAGCSEGVFERCDGEGRDLTAALEFTQARGLPEVWLLGWSFGTDLALRHGLHPAVRGAVLVAPPLRWSAAAELDRWRASGLPVTCLVPEHDDNLRPEQARTRFAPLTQARVVAVPGAKHLLVGYADVVLDEVVRAVAPELATPLPRRVSLPAS; encoded by the coding sequence GTGGTCTTGACCGGGGCGGACGGCGTCGAGATCCGGGCGAACACCGTGCTGCCCGCGATGCGCGAACCGCTCACCCTGCGTACCGCCGACGGCCTGGCCCTGGTCGGCGAACTCGCGCTGCCGGTGGACCGCCCGCCGCGGGCGACCCTGGTCTGCCTGCACCCGCTGCCAACGCACGGCGGCATGATGGACTCGCACCTGCTGCGCAAGGCCGCCTGGCGACTGCCCGCGCTGGCCGGGTTCGCCGTGCTGCGGTTCAACACCAGGGGCACCGCGAGCGAGGCCGGATGCAGCGAGGGCGTCTTCGAGCGGTGCGACGGCGAAGGCCGGGATCTGACCGCGGCGCTGGAGTTCACCCAGGCCAGGGGACTGCCCGAGGTGTGGCTGCTGGGCTGGTCCTTCGGCACCGATCTGGCGCTGCGGCACGGGTTGCACCCGGCGGTGCGCGGGGCGGTGCTGGTCGCGCCGCCGTTGCGGTGGAGCGCGGCGGCGGAGCTGGACCGGTGGCGGGCCTCGGGATTGCCGGTGACCTGCCTGGTGCCCGAGCACGACGACAACCTGCGGCCCGAGCAGGCCCGGACCCGGTTCGCGCCGCTGACCCAGGCGCGGGTGGTGGCCGTGCCGGGGGCCAAGCACCTGCTGGTGGGCTACGCGGACGTGGTGCTGGACGAGGTGGTCCGGGCGGTCGCGCCGGAGCTGGCCACGCCGTTGCCGCGGCGGGTCAGCCTTCCGGCGTCCTGA